A region of Nocardioides sp. JS614 DNA encodes the following proteins:
- a CDS encoding LLM class F420-dependent oxidoreductase, with translation MKLSMPLMYGGNPRQTADQVAGLEKAGLDTLWVAEPYGFDAPTLMGYLAAKTETVEIGAGILNVFSRTPGALLQTAAGLDNVSGGRAVIGLGASGPQVIEGFHGLPYDKPLGRTREVIEIIRMGLRRESLVHDGIFTLPLPADQGLGLGKPLKLLNKPERPAVPLWVAALGDKNVAMTAEVADGWLPFLFLPEKAKQVWGDALARGAAKRSADLGPLEISAGGMVAIGEDVKGMLDFMRPMYALYVGGMGARGKNFYNELACHYGYEKEAREIQDLYLDGHKRDAEAKVPLEWLEAGNLVGPASYVQERIAAFREAGVTSLQVSPASDDPAATIAQIKEWVA, from the coding sequence CGGCGGGAACCCACGTCAGACCGCCGACCAGGTCGCCGGGCTCGAGAAGGCCGGCCTGGACACCCTCTGGGTCGCGGAGCCGTACGGCTTCGACGCCCCGACGCTGATGGGCTACCTGGCCGCGAAGACCGAGACCGTCGAGATCGGCGCCGGGATCCTCAACGTCTTCTCCCGCACGCCCGGCGCGCTGCTGCAGACCGCGGCCGGGCTGGACAACGTGTCCGGCGGGCGCGCGGTGATCGGCCTGGGCGCCTCCGGCCCGCAGGTGATCGAGGGCTTCCACGGCCTCCCCTACGACAAGCCGCTGGGCCGCACCCGCGAGGTCATCGAGATCATCCGGATGGGGCTGCGCCGCGAGTCGCTGGTCCACGACGGGATCTTCACGCTGCCGCTGCCGGCCGACCAGGGACTGGGCCTGGGCAAGCCGCTGAAGCTGCTCAACAAGCCCGAGCGCCCCGCCGTACCCCTCTGGGTCGCGGCGCTCGGCGACAAGAACGTCGCGATGACCGCCGAGGTCGCCGACGGCTGGCTGCCGTTCCTGTTCCTGCCCGAGAAGGCGAAGCAGGTCTGGGGCGACGCGCTCGCCCGGGGCGCTGCGAAGCGGTCGGCCGACCTCGGTCCGCTGGAGATCAGCGCCGGCGGCATGGTCGCGATCGGCGAGGACGTGAAGGGGATGCTCGACTTCATGCGACCGATGTACGCCCTCTACGTCGGCGGCATGGGCGCGCGCGGCAAGAACTTCTACAACGAGCTCGCCTGCCACTACGGCTACGAGAAAGAGGCACGCGAGATCCAGGACCTCTACCTCGACGGCCACAAGCGCGACGCCGAGGCGAAGGTGCCGCTCGAGTGGCTCGAGGCCGGCAACCTGGTCGGCCCCGCGTCGTACGTCCAAGAGCGCATCGCCGCGTTCCGCGAGGCCGGTGTGACCAGCCTGCAGGTCTCCCCCGCATCCGACGACCCGGCCGCGACCATCGCACAGATCAAGGAGTGGGTGGCCTGA